One segment of Rosa chinensis cultivar Old Blush chromosome 6, RchiOBHm-V2, whole genome shotgun sequence DNA contains the following:
- the LOC112171084 gene encoding heterogeneous nuclear ribonucleoprotein 87F-like, translating into MARPKKVIASETLNVGIGPYNRSAQEEETKVYANQCTAFVSNLNVKANNEHLRQFFSDVGGVVAIRILKDKFTGKSRGLAYADFSDDAHLAAAVAKNNQTLLDKKLSIARSDPKSGKKEHGHTDQTGAVRGSHETSNEPGESRGSDSAIKGKNTFAVPRNVAHLVGARISQKLRIRMMKSQNLMMSSEACS; encoded by the exons ATGGCAAGACCAAAGAAGGTCATCGCAAGTGAAACCCTAAATGTAGGgattggtccatataatcgctctgcTCAAGAAG AGGAAACAAAAGTATACGCTAACCAATGCACTGCTTTTGTATCAAACCTTAACGTTAAGGCAAATAATGAACATCTTCGTCAGTTCTTCAGTGATGTTGGAGGAGTTGTTGCTATTCGAATACTGAAGGACAAGTTCACTGGAAAGTCAAGGGGACTAGCATATGCGGACTTCTCAGATGATGCACACCTTGCTGCAGCCGTGGCAAAAAATAATCAGACACTCCTAGACAAGAAGCTGAGCATTGCACGATCAGATCCAAAGAGTGGCAAGAAAGAACATGGGCATACTGATCAAACTGGCGCAGTCAGGGGATCTCATGAGACCTCCAATGAACCTGGAGAATCTCGAGGAAGCGACAGTGCGATTAAGGGGAAGAACACATTTGCGGTTCCAAGGAATGTTGCGCACTTGGTTGGAGCACGAATAAGCCAAAAACTCAGGATCCGGATGATGAAAAGCCAAAATCTAATGATGAGTTCAGAAGCATGTTCCTAA